The Neochlamydia sp. S13 genome has a segment encoding these proteins:
- a CDS encoding MATE family efflux transporter has translation MALTKYQEGSFRELFSISLPLMLSSFSMMLMLFVDRLLLAHYSTAALNSAVNASTLGWGLLFGWVVLTNITEVFVAQYHGAQQLNRMGEPVWQMIWLSLFSFLFFIPMAIWGSEWFYGSSPETAMERTYMRWMLLFGPTFAAYAALSGFFVGQGQTKLITLLAIGANVINVFLDISLIFGIEGVVPSMGILGAAIATSLGSLFQMLVLFYFFLKKENREKKGTGNFYFRPLAFWQCFKIGSPGAMFALIEIMGWAAFYQMMTRLSEVHITIAGICQSLFMLLLFFAEGVSKAATTICGNLIGAKRTWFISHVLKAGIRIHLLFLLVISTLFVYFHPLLIDQFLPYATPEYRAFIEIKLMNCLYATLIYIFFEGIRWLLSGILTAAGDTTFLLIAGSLSVWILMVAPVYFFVVKIQASVEVALYFWLLFSIGSVIIYYWRYASGLWKSKSIILEKPVL, from the coding sequence ATGGCACTTACTAAATATCAAGAAGGCAGCTTTCGAGAGCTTTTTTCTATCTCTTTGCCGCTCATGCTTTCCTCTTTTTCCATGATGCTCATGCTTTTTGTCGATAGGTTACTGTTAGCCCATTATTCTACAGCCGCCCTCAATTCTGCTGTCAATGCTTCTACTTTAGGGTGGGGATTACTCTTTGGATGGGTGGTGCTAACCAATATTACTGAAGTTTTTGTTGCTCAATATCACGGTGCTCAACAGCTTAACCGTATGGGTGAGCCTGTTTGGCAAATGATCTGGCTTTCCCTCTTTTCTTTCCTTTTCTTTATTCCTATGGCTATATGGGGAAGCGAATGGTTTTACGGTTCTTCCCCAGAAACAGCCATGGAAAGAACTTATATGCGCTGGATGCTGTTATTTGGCCCCACTTTTGCTGCTTATGCCGCCCTCAGTGGCTTCTTTGTAGGGCAAGGCCAAACTAAATTAATTACTCTTTTAGCCATTGGCGCTAATGTTATTAATGTCTTCTTAGATATCTCTCTTATTTTTGGCATCGAGGGAGTGGTGCCTTCAATGGGCATCCTGGGGGCAGCTATTGCCACAAGTCTAGGATCTTTATTTCAGATGCTTGTCCTCTTTTACTTTTTCCTTAAGAAAGAAAACAGAGAAAAAAAGGGAACAGGAAATTTTTACTTTCGCCCTTTAGCTTTTTGGCAATGTTTTAAAATTGGTTCTCCAGGAGCAATGTTTGCATTAATAGAAATCATGGGTTGGGCAGCTTTTTATCAAATGATGACAAGATTGAGCGAAGTACATATTACTATAGCAGGAATTTGCCAAAGTCTATTTATGCTGCTGCTTTTTTTTGCAGAAGGAGTGAGTAAAGCTGCTACTACTATCTGCGGAAATCTTATTGGTGCTAAACGCACCTGGTTTATTTCTCACGTATTAAAAGCCGGTATACGTATTCATCTGCTTTTTTTATTGGTTATTTCTACCCTGTTTGTCTATTTTCACCCTCTGCTTATCGACCAATTTCTCCCTTATGCTACACCTGAATATAGGGCTTTTATTGAAATAAAACTCATGAATTGCCTATATGCTACTCTCATTTATATATTTTTTGAAGGCATTCGCTGGCTGCTATCAGGAATTTTAACAGCAGCTGGCGATACTACATTTTTATTAATTGCAGGATCCTTAAGCGTATGGATACTGATGGTTGCTCCTGTCTACTTCTTTGTAGTAAAAATTCAAGCTTCCGTAGAAGTGGCCCTCTATTTTTGGCTTCTCTTTAGTATAGGATCAGTGATCATCTATTATTGGCGCTATGCCTCTGGCCTATGGAAAAGCAAGTCTATTATCCTTGAAAAGCCTGTCTTATAG
- a CDS encoding leucine-rich repeat domain-containing protein yields MALSSSITLEHLPNEILASILKACASPSLFSICTRWSHLLATEVMPPLYKQIVKVHFPQGDINKQAIILDKIYKLEDELCEGEKAKAIFKQAFVLARTLAPMELEFKWKTQEKRYYTLANYSSYLININRLLMWKALPGGGEFLDQEKIKYLPLEKQGELFGEWIENHGKEITIVNLRGIGLTLLPPEIGQFSQLQKLDLIDNQLTTLPAEIGRLSKLKGLYLDCNQLTTLPTEIGQLSHLHWLYLSDNQLNCLPAEIGQLAQLRSLSLNNNKLSSIPTHIMQLAQLRSLYLENNKLTTVPAEIGQLLQLQELYLNNNQLTSLPAEIWQLPQLKLLALSNHQLTSLSAEIGQLSQLQDLHLNNNQLSMLPAEIGQLSKLQGLYLEGNSLTNLPIEIGLLSRLQRLNLNNNQLTSLPAEIGQLSQLRRLYLENNQLTSLPAEIEQLSQLRRLYLENNNLTALPAEIGQLSRLQGLYLENNNLTALPAEIGQLSRLQGLYLENNQISMLPAEIGQLSQLLDLRINSNQLSTLPAEIGQLSNLQKLYLRSNQLTNLPAEIGKLFNLQDLYLESNQLTALSAEIGHLSRLRRLYLDGNQLTSLPAAIEQLTERLDLRLDGNPLKSIPSELKKCFGS; encoded by the coding sequence ATGGCTCTCAGCTCTTCTATCACTCTCGAACATTTACCTAATGAAATACTAGCGTCTATCTTAAAGGCCTGTGCTAGCCCCTCCTTATTTAGTATTTGTACAAGATGGAGCCACCTGTTAGCTACTGAAGTCATGCCTCCCCTTTATAAGCAAATAGTTAAAGTTCATTTTCCTCAAGGAGATATTAACAAGCAGGCTATTATTTTAGATAAGATTTATAAGCTAGAAGATGAGCTTTGTGAAGGAGAAAAAGCCAAGGCAATCTTTAAGCAAGCCTTCGTTCTAGCTAGAACCCTTGCTCCTATGGAGTTAGAATTTAAATGGAAAACCCAGGAAAAGAGATATTATACGCTAGCTAATTATTCCTCTTATCTTATAAATATTAATCGCCTGTTAATGTGGAAAGCACTGCCTGGTGGAGGGGAGTTCTTAGATCAGGAGAAGATCAAGTATTTGCCTTTAGAAAAACAAGGAGAGCTGTTTGGGGAGTGGATTGAAAACCATGGCAAGGAGATTACGATAGTAAACTTAAGAGGAATCGGCTTGACTCTTTTACCCCCAGAGATAGGGCAATTTTCTCAGCTGCAAAAGCTTGACTTAATCGACAACCAGCTCACCACCCTTCCGGCCGAGATAGGTCGGTTATCTAAGCTGAAAGGTCTTTACTTAGATTGTAATCAGCTCACCACCCTTCCGACAGAGATAGGGCAACTCTCACACCTGCATTGGCTTTACTTAAGCGACAATCAACTTAACTGCCTTCCTGCAGAGATAGGGCAGCTTGCCCAGCTACGAAGCCTTAGCTTAAACAATAATAAGCTTTCCTCCATTCCTACACACATAATGCAGCTAGCCCAGCTGCGAAGCCTTTACTTAGAAAACAATAAGCTTACCACCGTTCCTGCCGAGATAGGGCAGCTATTACAGCTGCAAGAACTCTATTTAAATAACAACCAGCTTACTTCCCTTCCGGCAGAGATATGGCAGTTACCACAGCTCAAATTGCTTGCCTTAAGCAACCATCAGCTGACCTCCCTTTCTGCAGAGATTGGCCAGCTATCGCAACTGCAAGACCTTCATTTAAATAACAACCAGTTATCTATGCTTCCTGCCGAGATAGGGCAGCTCTCTAAGCTACAAGGCCTTTACTTAGAAGGCAACTCACTTACTAATCTCCCGATAGAAATAGGGCTGCTTTCGCGGCTGCAAAGGCTTAACTTAAATAACAACCAGCTTACCTCCCTTCCTGCAGAAATCGGGCAGCTTTCGCAGCTACGAAGGCTTTACTTAGAGAATAACCAGCTTACCTCTCTTCCTGCAGAAATCGAGCAGCTTTCGCAGCTACGAAGGCTTTACTTAGAGAACAACAACCTAACCGCTCTTCCTGCCGAGATAGGGCAGCTCTCTAGGCTGCAAGGGCTTTACTTAGAGAACAACAACCTAACCGCTCTTCCTGCCGAGATAGGGCAGCTCTCTAGGTTGCAAGGCCTTTACTTAGAGAACAATCAGATATCCATGCTTCCTGCCGAGATAGGGCAGCTTTCGCAGCTGCTAGATCTTCGCATAAATAGCAACCAGCTCTCCACTCTTCCAGCAGAGATAGGGCAGCTCTCTAACCTGCAGAAGCTTTACTTAAGGAGCAATCAGCTTACCAACCTTCCTGCAGAGATAGGAAAGCTCTTTAATTTGCAAGACCTTTACTTAGAGAGCAACCAGCTTACCGCTCTTTCTGCAGAGATAGGGCACCTTTCTCGGCTACGAAGGCTTTACTTAGACGGCAACCAGCTTACCTCCCTTCCTGCAGCGATAGAGCAGCTAACAGAACGGTTAGATTTGAGGTTAGACGGAAATCCGCTGAAAAGTATTCCTAGTGAACTAAAAAAATGCTTTGGGTCGTAG
- a CDS encoding leucine-rich repeat domain-containing protein encodes MNPSSPVTIDHLPNEILTPILKVCASPSLFSVCTRWSHLLATEVMPSLYKQIGKMHFPQGDISKQAFILDKIYKLEDRLSEGEKAKAIFKQTFSLARSLVPLELEFKWKTEDKRCFTLANYSSYLININRQLMWKALPGGGEYLSQEKIKYLPLEKQGELLRDWIENHGKNIERLYLTGLGLTLLPPEIGQLSQLRALNLSNNQLTSLPAEIVKLSQLKELYLNGNHLTGLPIEIGRFSQLKALNLSNNQLTSVAAEIGQLSQLQSLCLDHNQLTALPAKLGQLSQLRDLNLSNNQLASLPTEIGQFSQLEALYLNNNQLTTLPAEIGQLSQLQTLNLSTNQLASVPAKIGQLSQLRELYLDDNHLSALPPEIGQFSQLKALYLNNNQLISLPVEIGQLSQLQRLYLSQNQLTNLPAELGQLSQLRDLNLSNNQLASLPTEIGQFSQLEALYLNNNQLTTLPAEIEQLAQLQALNLSTNQLASLPTEIGKLLQLRWLYLNNNQLTSVPAKIGQLSQLQSLCLDRNQLTSLPAEIGQLSQLRALNLSSNQLTTLPAEMGQLTERLNLKLDGNPLKSIPSELKKRFRL; translated from the coding sequence ATGAATCCCAGCTCTCCTGTTACCATCGACCATTTACCTAATGAGATATTAACCCCTATCTTAAAGGTTTGTGCTAGCCCTTCGTTATTTAGCGTTTGCACAAGATGGAGCCACCTGTTAGCTACTGAAGTCATGCCTTCCCTTTATAAGCAAATAGGTAAAATGCACTTTCCTCAAGGAGATATTAGCAAGCAGGCTTTTATTTTAGATAAAATTTATAAGCTAGAAGATAGGCTTTCAGAAGGAGAAAAAGCTAAGGCAATCTTCAAGCAAACCTTTTCTCTAGCTAGATCGCTTGTCCCTTTGGAGTTAGAATTTAAATGGAAAACCGAGGACAAGAGATGTTTTACGCTGGCCAATTATTCCTCTTATCTTATAAATATTAATCGTCAGTTAATGTGGAAAGCATTGCCTGGTGGAGGGGAATACTTAAGTCAAGAAAAAATCAAGTATTTACCTTTAGAAAAACAAGGAGAGCTTCTTAGAGATTGGATTGAAAATCACGGTAAAAATATTGAAAGGTTATATTTAACGGGACTTGGTTTAACCCTTTTACCTCCAGAGATAGGGCAGCTTTCGCAGCTACGAGCTCTTAACTTAAGCAATAACCAGCTTACTTCTCTTCCTGCAGAAATAGTGAAACTGTCTCAGCTGAAAGAGCTGTACTTAAACGGCAACCATCTCACCGGCCTTCCCATAGAGATTGGGCGATTCTCTCAGCTAAAAGCTCTTAACTTAAGCAATAACCAGCTTACCTCTGTTGCTGCAGAAATAGGGCAGTTATCACAGCTGCAAAGCCTTTGCTTAGATCACAACCAGCTCACCGCCCTTCCTGCAAAGCTAGGTCAGCTGTCTCAGCTGCGAGATCTTAACTTAAGCAATAACCAGCTTGCTTCTCTTCCCACAGAGATTGGGCAATTCTCTCAGCTAGAAGCTCTTTATTTAAACAACAACCAGCTCACCACTCTTCCTGCAGAAATAGGACAGCTCTCACAGCTTCAAACACTTAATTTGAGCACTAACCAGCTTGCTTCTGTTCCTGCAAAAATAGGGCAATTGTCTCAGCTGAGAGAACTGTACTTAGACGACAACCATCTCAGCGCCCTTCCCCCAGAAATTGGGCAATTCTCTCAGCTAAAAGCTCTTTATTTAAACAACAACCAGCTCATCAGCCTTCCTGTAGAAATCGGGCAGCTGTCTCAACTACAAAGGCTTTACTTAAGCCAAAACCAGCTCACCAACCTTCCTGCAGAGCTAGGTCAGCTGTCTCAGCTGCGAGATCTTAACTTAAGCAATAACCAGCTTGCTTCTCTTCCCACAGAGATTGGGCAATTCTCTCAGCTAGAAGCTCTTTATTTAAACAACAACCAGCTCACCACTCTTCCTGCAGAAATAGAACAGCTCGCACAGCTTCAAGCACTTAATTTAAGCACCAACCAGCTTGCCTCCCTTCCGACAGAGATAGGAAAGCTTTTGCAATTACGATGGCTTTATTTAAACAACAACCAGCTTACTTCTGTTCCTGCAAAAATAGGGCAGTTATCTCAGCTGCAAAGCCTTTGCTTGGACCGCAACCAGCTTACCTCCCTTCCTGCAGAAATAGGGCAGCTTTCGCAGCTGCGAGCTCTTAACTTAAGCAGTAACCAGCTTACTACCCTTCCTGCAGAGATGGGGCAGCTAACTGAACGGTTAAATCTTAAGCTAGACGGAAATCCGCTGAAAAGTATTCCTAGTGAACTAAAAAAGCGCTTTAGACTGTAG
- a CDS encoding leucine-rich repeat domain-containing protein yields the protein MNPSSFITINHLPNEILAPILKVCASPSLFSVCTRWRHLLATEVMPSLYKQIGKMHFPQGDINEQAFIIDKIYNLEDRLPEGEKAKAIFKQTFALAKSLAPMELEFKWKTEEKRCFTLANYSSYLINVNRLLMWKKLSGGEEYLAQENIKYLPLEKQGELLRDWIENQGKNIERLCLTGIGLTFLPPEIGCLSQLQELNLTSNQLTTLPPEIGQLSQLQSLYLNDNPLTALPIGIGQFSQLEAVYLNNNQLTTLPAEMGQLSQLRWLNLEHNKLTSLPAEIGQLSQLQILCLGHNQLVSLPAEIGQLFQLRALNLSNNQLTSLPAKIGQLSQLKELYLNDNPLTALPIEIGQFSQLKILYLNNTQLTTLPAEIGQLAQLKTLNLSTNQLACLPTEIGQLLQLRWLYLSNTQLNSVPAEIGQLSQLLGLELDANHLTSLPAELGQLSQLCRLSLSNNQLTSLPAEIRQLSQLGCLDLKNNHLTTVPAEIWLLSPLKWLGLENNQLTFVPAEIEQLSQLQSLRLGDNHLATLPAETWQLSQLEQLHLNNNHLTALPAGIGQLSNLKSLWLQSNYLTILPAEMGQLSKLQELHLNDN from the coding sequence ATGAATCCCAGCTCTTTTATTACCATCAACCATTTACCTAATGAAATATTAGCCCCTATCTTAAAGGTTTGTGCTAGCCCCTCGTTATTTAGCGTTTGTACAAGATGGAGACACCTATTAGCTACTGAAGTCATGCCCTCTCTTTATAAACAAATAGGTAAAATGCACTTTCCTCAAGGAGATATTAACGAACAGGCTTTTATTATAGATAAAATTTATAATCTAGAAGATAGGCTTCCTGAAGGAGAAAAAGCCAAGGCAATCTTCAAGCAAACCTTTGCTCTAGCTAAATCTCTTGCCCCTATGGAGTTGGAATTTAAATGGAAAACTGAGGAAAAAAGGTGTTTTACGCTGGCTAACTACTCCTCTTATCTTATTAATGTTAATCGCTTGTTAATGTGGAAAAAACTTTCTGGGGGGGAGGAGTACTTAGCTCAAGAAAACATTAAGTATTTGCCTTTAGAAAAACAAGGAGAGCTTCTTAGAGATTGGATAGAAAATCAGGGTAAAAATATTGAGAGGCTATGTTTAACGGGAATCGGCTTAACCTTTTTACCTCCAGAAATAGGTTGTCTTTCTCAACTGCAAGAGCTTAACTTAACCAGCAACCAGCTCACCACACTTCCTCCAGAGATAGGACAGCTTTCTCAATTGCAATCTCTTTACCTAAACGATAACCCTCTCACCGCCCTTCCCATAGGGATTGGACAATTTTCTCAGCTAGAAGCTGTTTATTTAAACAACAACCAGCTCACCACTCTTCCTGCAGAGATGGGACAGCTCTCGCAGTTACGTTGGCTTAACTTAGAGCACAACAAGCTTACCTCTCTTCCTGCAGAAATAGGACAGTTATCTCAGCTGCAAATCCTTTGCTTGGGCCACAACCAGCTTGTCTCCCTTCCAGCAGAAATAGGGCAGCTTTTTCAGCTGCGAGCTCTTAACTTAAGCAATAACCAGCTTACTTCTCTTCCTGCAAAAATAGGGCAGTTGTCTCAGCTGAAAGAGTTGTACTTAAATGATAACCCCCTCACCGCCCTTCCCATAGAGATTGGGCAATTCTCTCAGCTAAAAATTCTTTATTTGAACAACACCCAACTCACCACTCTTCCAGCAGAAATAGGACAGCTCGCACAGCTTAAAACACTTAACTTAAGCACCAACCAGCTTGCCTGCCTTCCGACAGAGATAGGACAGCTCTTGCAATTACGATGGCTTTATTTAAGCAACACCCAGCTTAACTCTGTCCCTGCAGAAATAGGGCAGTTATCTCAGCTGCTAGGCCTTGAATTGGATGCCAACCATCTCACCTCCCTTCCTGCAGAGCTAGGGCAGCTGTCTCAGCTCTGTAGACTTTCCTTAAGCAACAACCAGCTAACCTCCCTTCCTGCAGAAATAAGGCAGCTCTCGCAATTGGGCTGCCTTGATTTAAAAAACAATCACCTTACCACTGTTCCTGCTGAGATATGGCTGCTCTCTCCATTGAAGTGGCTCGGCTTAGAGAATAACCAGCTTACGTTCGTTCCTGCCGAGATCGAGCAGCTATCACAGTTGCAAAGCCTTCGCTTAGGTGATAATCACCTTGCCACCCTTCCGGCAGAAACATGGCAGTTATCTCAGCTGGAACAACTTCATTTAAACAATAACCACCTCACCGCCCTTCCAGCAGGAATAGGGCAGCTATCTAACCTGAAATCTCTTTGGTTACAAAGCAACTATCTTACCATCCTTCCAGCAGAGATGGGACAGCTATCGAAACTTCAAGAGCTCCACTTAAACGACAACTAG